Proteins encoded together in one Eublepharis macularius isolate TG4126 chromosome 2, MPM_Emac_v1.0, whole genome shotgun sequence window:
- the EIF5 gene encoding eukaryotic translation initiation factor 5 has protein sequence MSVNVNRSVSDQFYRYKMPRLIAKVEGKGNGIKTVIVNMVDVAKALNRPPTYPTKFFGCELGAQTQFDVKNDRYIVNGSHEANKLQDMLDGFIKKFVLCPECENPETDLHVNPKKQTIGNSCKACGYRGMLDTNHKLCTFILKNPPESSDTGTGKKEKDKKNRKGKDKENGSVSNTETPPPQSVPPEDLGPPNVADDDDDDWGEDTTEEAQRRRMDEISDHAKVLTLTDDLERTVEERVNILFDFVKKKKEEGVIETSDKDIVAEAERLDVKAMGPLVLTEVLFDEKIREQIKKYRRHFLRFCHNNKKAQRYLLHGLECVVAMHQAQLISKIPHILKEMYDADLLEEEVILSWAEKASKKYVSKELAKEIRVKAEPFIKWLKEAEEESSGNEEEEDEDENIEVVYSKTASVPKVETVKPANKKDDDIDIDAI, from the exons ATGTCTGTCAATGTCAACCGCAGTGTTTCAGATCAGTTCTATCGCTACAAAATGCCCCGTCTGATTGCCAAG GTTGAGGGCAAAGGAAATGGGATAAAGACAGTTATAGTCAACATGGTTGACGTTGCAAAGGCGCTTAATCGGCCTCCTACGT ATCCCACCAAATTTTTTGGTTGTGAGCTGGGAGCGCAGACCCAGTTTGATGTTAAGAATGACCGTTACATTGTCAATGGATCTCATGAGGCGAATAAGCTACAAGACATGTTGGATGGGTTCATTAAAAAATTTGTTCTCTGTCCTGAGTGTGAGAATCCTGAAACTGATCTG CATGTCAATCCTAAGAAACAAACTATTGGTAACTCTTGCAAAGCCTGTGGCTATCGAGGCATGCTTGACACAAACCATAAACTCTGCACGTTCATCCTCAAAAACCCACCTG AGAGCAGTGACACTGGTACAggcaagaaagagaaagacaaGAAGAATAGAAAAGGCAAGGATAAAGAGAATGGTTCTGTGTCTAATACGGAGACGCCACCGCCACAATCAGTGCCACCAGAAGACCTTGGCCCTCCAAATGTAGCG gacgatgatgatgatgactgggGTGAAGACACAACTGAAGAAGCCCAGAGGCGCAGAATGGATGAAATCAGTGATCATGCAAAAGTCCTTACCCTTACTGATGATCTGGAAAGAACTGTTGAAGAGAGAGTCAACATACTATTTGACTTTGTTAAG aaaaagaaggaagaaggtGTCATAGAGACTTCTGACAAGGATATTGTAGCAGAAGCGGAGAGGCTGGATGTCAAAGCTATGGGCCCTCTGGTTTTGACTGAAGTCCTCTTTGATGAAAAGATAAGAGAACAAATAAAGAAATACAGGCGGCATTTCTTGCGT TTTTGCCACAACAACAAGAAAGCTCAGAGATATCTTCTTCATGGCCTGGAGTGTGTAGTAGCCATGCATCAGGCTCAGTTGATTTCTAAAATCCCACATATCCTGAAGGAAATGTATGATGCTGATCTTCTAGAAGAAGAAGTCATTCTGAGCTGGGCGGAAAAG GCCTCAAAAAAATATGTCTCTAAAGAGCTCGCCAAAGAAATTCGTGTCAAAGCAGAGCCATTcatcaaatggctgaaagaagCTGAAGAGGAGTCATCTGGTAatgaggaggaagaagatgaagatgaaaatATTGAG GTGGTGTACTCCAAGACAGCCAGTGTACCTAAAGTTGAAACTGTGAAGCCTGCAAACAAAAAGGATGATGACATTGATATTGATGCTATTTAA